In Anopheles bellator chromosome 2, idAnoBellAS_SP24_06.2, whole genome shotgun sequence, the genomic stretch GGCATTCATATTTATAGCACCGTTGTGCCCCACTATTGCGGAAATGCATTCGGAAAATCCACACTCTTTATcgtcgggtttgtttttgtttgaaacttTGTACCAGCAGTCGAGCAGTTTAAATATTCGAGCAGCTTGTAAGCGAACCGCGTAACGGTATTTCGAAAAGGTTGCAAATTGAAGCATTGTTTCCGTGCATCTGCACAGTTTTCATCATTGTTTGCCAACGGCTTAAACAATGCTTACATTTGCGTAGTAGCGCTTTCAATAttgttgattttttcgttccctCTTTTGAATGTGAAATCGTGAAAAGAGCGCGCGCAAGGGCCTATCGTACTGAACAGTTTAATTCGCGGGAATGATTTTTAATCAGTCGATGATGTTGTTTGATCACCGGGAAAGAGAGTTATGCTTGCTGAGCGCTGCAACTGTGATGAAAGGGACGTTGAAATATCGGAAAAATGGACAAGCGATGAAAGTGTTTCCCGGAAATCGATTGGTACTTCAGAGCGCTGTTctatttgtttctctctcgtcTGTAAACTGATGGTTCGCTCGGTTAAAGATCAGTAATCTAAACAGAGAACCCGCTATGGATTGCCAACAATTGGTAGCAGCAACGTTTCTTTGATGTCTTGTTTTtacacaattaaaaaaaaaaattggatcTCAAACTAGCATAACAGTTGCGAATTTCTATTTCGAATTGGGTGCTTAAACTTCTTTCATTTGTggcattttcaattaaaactcaattacatgcaaatatttaatttgcgATAAGTTACGCTACTCTAAAATCTCACCGTGGTGGTGAATTGATTAAGATCATAAAATTGCCCAATTATTGCCATCGTTTACAGTCAAAAATTAATCTGCTGGAACATTACAACAATTAGCCGTGAGTCATACGAAACAATATCGCCCAATAAAATTAACGTGTAGAACAACTTTCGATTGCGGTCCAGTTGCGGCCCATTCCCTTCTCGGCCCAAAAAATGTCGGCACGATTCGTGAGTAGCAGCGAACCCTTTTTATCCACCATTGCCCGGAACTCATCTTTTACTTTCACGATTTAGGCGAAAGGTTATCCTTTCTCAGACGCTACCCGCGCAGATATGATGAGCGTTAGTAAGCCGCTCACGTACACTTAAACATCATTATAATACCTATAAATTTCATCTTTTATCGTCACCCTCGTAGCAACATCGaggcacagacacacacacacacacatacactatcatcatcatccatcTTTCCGATCCCTTTTTCCCAACCGTTGGGGGGGTCGAGAAAATTCATGTTTCCCCCTTGGAATGCAGCGGAAAAACTGTCACAGGTCCTCTCGGTGCGAGCTCGGTCGGATCGGTGAGGCAAATTCAAACTCCGGCTGTCCTCCGGACTCCCCGGTCCGGCCGGAGTAGCCCGTTACGGAACCGGACGTACTTCTTTACGATGCTCCATCCATTATTTTAGTTTATGACCCATCCCGTGATTCCGAATCTCGGGTGGGATGGGCTGCTCATTTCAACctttgccatttttcggccaccgaaacaaGGGCTGACAACTATTTGCGAGGGCCCTAATGAAACGCTTACGGACCAGACGGTGCGGATGTTTTCAACTATTTTGTTGTGCGATTTTAGTTCATTACTGGGATACTTCACCACTCTCGTTTGCTGCTATTCGCATTGCTCAACGCTACCGTTGTGTAGTTCCGTAAGttaatttgaaatgtttttcagATTCCACGAACGGAGCAGTTCACATTAAGCAGTTTTGACGATTTCGTACCTAATGTTTTAATGTAGCTGTCAACGCCCTGCCTTATTCTTAGCTTATATCACGCCTATCAATCGAATGTGATCAAACTAAAATATTTGATAACATACATTGAAAGTCTTGTTTCTTGAGATGAGTTTCCTCTTATTTCTCAATATGTAAAGTGTATTGACCCATTTTGCGTGATTCATTAGTCAATGAAGCTAGCTTAAGTTATCTTAAATAAGTAAGCAAGACAGTTTTAATTTATCCGCTATTAAAAAAGCAGCATATGGCATAAGGAAGGGTGTTGCAACTGGTCTCTCAATCATTATAAACTTTTACTCCATTGAATGTTAcgtgttaaaaaaaatgtgaaaaaaaacgttgagaACATAGCAAACGGATCTAAAAAGTAGTCAAAAAATTCTTATTGTGTGCGTGACGATGGCAATTAGTTGGACTAAGTAGGTTCGTTAACGAATCATAAAATCTATACGGCTTGATGCCTAGCCCAAAAAAAGTATGACCACTATTCCTCATGGAACTTTatacagacagacagagtcCTGCCACGGtgtcgttgtttttgtgtttctctgAAACTTTCCGAGTTATTCCCAAAACAAGGGGTCGAAAACGACATTTGCATTTCTTCCTTGTAGGCTGCATGTCCGGGTGCTAGCGGGgaaccaaaaaaggaagcagaaaaactcGTAAAGAACCCGTTCCGTACATTTGTTCTCATCTTACCTGCCACTGTGCGCCCCGCTAGGGGTTTCGCGCTCGGGAAGTCTGGGGtgtaaattaaaacaacaaatttattCCAATAAGCACATAAtgagattatttttattacattctgCCCGGCCGGAATGGGCCGGTGCTACAGAAAAGAACTGTTGCACGGTGGTTCGGTGGACCAATAGGGGGAAGTTGagaggaaaaaacagaaacgaacgTTTTCGAGCGTTCGGAGATGGGTTTAAAAGCAATTGTTTGAAGGAGCGAGGAACGGaaacaaccggaacacacGTGCATACGCTCTCAAGATGGCCGATATGGTAATAACTACAAACctaacaacaaataaaaacagaatcaTAACCGAATGCACAAGACCGAGGCATTTCTGGGCGCTGCAACCGGTCCGTACACCGTTTCACCGGTTTTCTATGGACgggagcaaaataaaaatgttttgcgagaggaattttaaagaaaattccagCTCGCCAGGTCTCGTCGCTATGCTCGGTTCGTTCGGCGTGGCTTCGCGTTTTCCCATCGTTGGATTCGCACTATTGTACGGCATCCAATAAAACGGTGACTCGGGTGCATTACTTTCAGGCGCGTCTGTTTTTTGGTCCATGTTTCCCGAGCACCGTGCGACGGGAAGGATCGGCGAATTAAAATGTCTGCTTGTTTCGCGTGCACATCCTTTCGGGTGCCAGCAGCGTCTAACATTTAACGCCGCGTGTGACGCCGTTAAAGCCGTTAAAGAGCTTAAAGCGTgacgagcaaaacaaacggcgaagcacaaataaataaacatcaacAGGCCTCCCCGACTTACAGGCGGGTTCCGCGGATGGCGCCTGGCCAGCTAACTATCGCTTAAAGACCTAATTATCGCTTATCGAAAACATAGGCGATTGGTTTGTTCGGGGTGTTcgggctgcgctgcgctgcgctccgaacggaaagcgaaaggcAATGGAgcccgatcgcgatcgcgaatggCGAAAGCGAATGCATCGTGGAAGTGGCCAATtaaaacatcgccaccgctCGTGGAAGTGTGCTGAAACAATGTAAGGATTTGGAACGGGGCAGCATAATTGGGGTGCAATAAATTAGTCACTGCCCGGTTGTTGCGCAACGATGCGGCTGTCGGTGGGCTGTGCGTGGTGGGCTGTGGTCAGTGGGCAGCCAGCGAACCGAGGCGCGTCCGCAGCCGTTTTTGCGCAGGTCGCAGTTCCTGCCTTCCGCCTTCACCAGAGCGTGCCACCGGCGGGCGGCAGCGTCGGTCCGCTGGCGGTCTGCTGCTTCACCTTGTGGATGATCGTCTTCACGATCGGCACGCGGACCGCGATCGGGTGCGGCAGATAGACGGGAACGTGCTTCTCGATCGGGTACGGGACGGGCTTCTCGATCGGGACGGggattttcttctccaccggGTACGGCACCACCTTCTCGATCGGCACCGTGATCTCCTTGATGTCGGGCACGGCGATCGGCTGCGATACCGGTATGTGGACGGGATAGGGCCGCGGGATCGGCACCAGGACCGGGTGCGGGATGCGTACCTTCACCTCCTGCGGGATTGGCACGTGAATTTTCTTCACGTACGGCACGGGGATCGGCGTATCGATCTCCACGTGCTGACTGATCGGTATGGCGCGGCCCTTCGTATGGATGACCTGTGGCCCGGTCGGACCCCCGTACCCGGTGGCTCCCGCTGCCGCCCCGATCGCTGCGCCACTCCGGaagtcctcgtcgtcgtcgtcgtcatcgtcgtcctctacgtggtggtgccggtgctctTCACTTCCACGATCGTCCTCGTACTCGTGCGAGGTCGGCAGACGGCCTCCGGTTCCGTGCAGGATCTTGTAGGCCTGGATAAGCTGCGGATGGTAGGAAGTGTGACCAGAGCCCTTCGGCGGCGcctgctggtgatggtgggtgGTGTAGTAGTGATGGTTGTGGCTGTACGAGGACGCCCCGCTGCTACCGCCGCTACCGTGCTTCTTGCCCTTGGCTTTGTGTGCCCTGATGGGCTCATACACCGCCGGTGACTCCTCGCTGGCACTCGTATCTTCATCCTCCGAGCTGTCGCCGTAACTGCTGCCATATCCACGACCGCCACCGTGCCTTGTGGCGGTCTTGTACGTCGTCATGTACGCGTGGTTCGCACTGGCCGTCTCGGAGTCGGCTTCCCCGTAGTCCGGTTCGTCTTCCGGCTCCTGATCgtcgtactgctgctgctgatggtgatggtagTGCTGTTGGAGTTGTTCCTGGTGGTGCGCCGAGTGGTAAGGGTCTTCCTGGAACGCTGGTTGTCGGTAGCGTACCGGTTCGTAGACACTTTCCGCACTCTCCAGCCCATTCGAGATATCCAGATCGTGTGGCTCGTCCAGCCCTTCGTGAGGTGAGCGTTGTAACGAGAGCACGTACTTGGCCAGTACCTTGGCCGGAACGGGCGATGTCTGGGTCGTGCCTAGCGAAACTGCGAGCACGATTCCAACGAAAACCATCTACACAACACGCACaggcacaaaacacacagaaacaaaGGACCACAGAACAATTGGTTAGAGATTTCCGGTTTATTCACCACGAGCTCGACAAGACACTCACgtgattgatcattttcgaagaaCTTATCGCCTGGTTGAGCCTTCTGACGCCACTTTCTTTGCAGCGAACCAACACCACGTCACGTTTAGCACAGCATTTGAGAGGAAGACGATGCTCCCTGTCCACCGGTGTAAGAAGCTAGCCGCGCAACTCGATCGTACACGCAACACCTTTCCCTGTGCTGACCGCGACCCTAATGCACTGTCCGGCCACAATTGGTGCGATATTTATAAGAAAGTCCCttccccggtccggttcgccGAAGCCCGCCCGCCGAAGATCGGATGTGCCGGAGCGGTGTGGAGTGCGGAACTCGAGCGGAACTACGTGCGAAACATGGCACCGACGCCGGGGGCACGGTGGCGGAACGGCGGCCCGTGGGTTCGATTGGCTCGATTAATAATTCCCAT encodes the following:
- the LOC131207171 gene encoding sarcoplasmic reticulum histidine-rich calcium-binding protein-like — its product is MVFVGIVLAVSLGTTQTSPVPAKVLAKYVLSLQRSPHEGLDEPHDLDISNGLESAESVYEPVRYRQPAFQEDPYHSAHHQEQLQQHYHHHQQQQYDDQEPEDEPDYGEADSETASANHAYMTTYKTATRHGGGRGYGSSYGDSSEDEDTSASEESPAVYEPIRAHKAKGKKHGSGGSSGASSYSHNHHYYTTHHHQQAPPKGSGHTSYHPQLIQAYKILHGTGGRLPTSHEYEDDRGSEEHRHHHVEDDDDDDDDEDFRSGAAIGAAAGATGYGGPTGPQVIHTKGRAIPISQHVEIDTPIPVPYVKKIHVPIPQEVKVRIPHPVLVPIPRPYPVHIPVSQPIAVPDIKEITVPIEKVVPYPVEKKIPVPIEKPVPYPIEKHVPVYLPHPIAVRVPIVKTIIHKVKQQTASGPTLPPAGGTLW